Proteins encoded in a region of the Zea mays cultivar B73 chromosome 2, Zm-B73-REFERENCE-NAM-5.0, whole genome shotgun sequence genome:
- the LOC100274280 gene encoding Signal peptidase complex subunit 3B, whose protein sequence is MHSFGHRANAVATFAVTILAAMCFAASFSDNFNTLTPTASVKILNINWFQKEANGNDEVSMTLNISADLSSLFTWNTKQVFVFVAAEYETRQNALNQVSLWDGIIPAKEHAKFLIHTTNKYRFIDQGSNLKGKEFNLTMHWHIMPKTGKMFADKIVMTGYQLPEQYR, encoded by the exons ATGCACTCGTTTGGGCACCGCGCCAACGCGGTGGCAACGTTTGCGGTCACCATACTGGCCGCGATGTGCTTCGCCGCCTCCTTCTCCGACAATTTTAACACCCTGACACCCACCGCATCCGTCAAG ATCTTGAATATAAACTGGTTCCAGAAGGAGGCCAACGGCAATGACGAG GTCAGCATGACGCTGAACATTTCGGCTGACCTTTCATCTCTTTTCACGTGGAACACAAAACAG GTATTTGTTTTTGTGGCAGCAGAGTATGAGACTCGACAAAATGCTTTAAATCAA GTTTCCCTTTGGGATGGCATTATACCTGCAAAGGAGCATGCCAAGTTTTTGATCCATACAACAAATAAGTACAGATTTATTGACCAG GGAAGCAATCTAAAGGGCAAGGAATTCAACTTGACAATGCACTGGCACATTATGCCAAAGACTGGCAAAATGTTTGCAGATAAGATAGTCATGACAGGCTATCAGCTTCCTGAGCAGTACAGATAG
- the LOC100274280 gene encoding signal peptidase complex subunit 3B isoform X1, giving the protein MHSFGHRANAVATFAVTILAAMCFAASFSDNFNTLTPTASVKILNINWFQKEANGNDEVSMTLNISADLSSLFTWNTKQVSLWDGIIPAKEHAKFLIHTTNKYRFIDQGSNLKGKEFNLTMHWHIMPKTGKMFADKIVMTGYQLPEQYR; this is encoded by the exons ATGCACTCGTTTGGGCACCGCGCCAACGCGGTGGCAACGTTTGCGGTCACCATACTGGCCGCGATGTGCTTCGCCGCCTCCTTCTCCGACAATTTTAACACCCTGACACCCACCGCATCCGTCAAG ATCTTGAATATAAACTGGTTCCAGAAGGAGGCCAACGGCAATGACGAG GTCAGCATGACGCTGAACATTTCGGCTGACCTTTCATCTCTTTTCACGTGGAACACAAAACAG GTTTCCCTTTGGGATGGCATTATACCTGCAAAGGAGCATGCCAAGTTTTTGATCCATACAACAAATAAGTACAGATTTATTGACCAG GGAAGCAATCTAAAGGGCAAGGAATTCAACTTGACAATGCACTGGCACATTATGCCAAAGACTGGCAAAATGTTTGCAGATAAGATAGTCATGACAGGCTATCAGCTTCCTGAGCAGTACAGATAG